One segment of Candidatus Eremiobacterota bacterium DNA contains the following:
- a CDS encoding NAD(P)-dependent oxidoreductase, whose amino-acid sequence MKMVVFGGSGFLGSHVADALTDSGQSVVIYDVKESPYLREGQLMQVGDILDFEKVLSAVKGSDYVYNFAGIADLDDATTKPLDTIHLNIVGNANILEASRLASIKRYIYASTIYVYSQKGGFYRCSKQASELYIEEYRRRFGLNFTILRYGTLYGQRADHKNSIFRYLKQALEKGRIKCTGTGDEVREYIYVKDAARLSLDVLDKQFEDSHVIISGYHAMKLSDMLKMIGEILNKEIKIDYDNKENFNHYIYTPYSYSPRIGHKLVSDRYLDMGQGLLECIQEMDRIIHNQENG is encoded by the coding sequence ATGAAGATGGTTGTTTTTGGGGGTTCAGGTTTTTTAGGGAGTCATGTCGCTGATGCGCTTACTGACTCTGGGCAATCGGTAGTAATATATGATGTAAAAGAATCACCTTATTTGAGAGAAGGCCAACTTATGCAAGTTGGTGACATTCTGGATTTTGAAAAAGTACTCTCTGCGGTGAAAGGCTCCGATTATGTATATAATTTTGCCGGGATAGCGGACCTTGACGATGCAACCACTAAACCGCTGGATACAATTCATTTGAATATTGTGGGGAATGCCAATATACTTGAAGCTTCGAGACTCGCGAGCATAAAGCGATATATATATGCAAGCACCATATATGTTTATAGTCAGAAAGGTGGATTTTATCGTTGTAGTAAACAGGCATCAGAGCTCTATATTGAAGAATACCGTCGCAGATTTGGGTTGAATTTTACCATCCTGAGGTATGGCACTCTTTATGGGCAGAGAGCGGATCATAAGAACAGTATTTTCCGTTATCTTAAGCAGGCTCTGGAGAAAGGGAGAATTAAGTGCACAGGTACAGGCGATGAAGTCCGTGAGTATATATATGTTAAAGACGCAGCCCGCTTGAGCCTTGATGTATTGGATAAGCAGTTTGAAGATTCACATGTTATCATATCGGGCTATCATGCAATGAAACTCAGTGATATGCTGAAAATGATAGGTGAGATATTGAATAAAGAAATAAAAATTGACTATGATAACAAAGAAAACTTTAATCATTATATCTATACTCCATATTCCTATAGCCCCAGAATAGGTCACAAGCTGGTAAGTGATAGATACCTTGACATGGGGCAGGGACTTCTTGAGTGCATCCAAGAAATGGATAGAATAATTCATAATCAAGAAAATGGATGA